Proteins encoded in a region of the Trypanosoma brucei brucei TREU927 chromosome 5, complete sequence genome:
- a CDS encoding expression site-associated gene (ESAG) protein, putative, with protein sequence MPLYLLGTVGIMNLLRVFSDDFPLSLCSSNIRETMFKVTAPLFLALTTSNAIALSRGTSVSVSSEGGKCNEIWYSNGKEMCGSPLAPQSSTVQRALPPAPAPAKKPESSLRSGDEVATQHEERGGLDLRSIASRQPSFDALSATINGERQVGRASGTAIRGGNEGSAEPSSDEGQQRTTELWSGQAEGQVKQMAEGEQRNPGSGDEGQNQGGDVAPLQVAKEGESNMKWPPAQRVILGTVKENAQKETRKDLDDLEQEANSTQVGRTTAHKRHVMLITATLSFICVQRLLV encoded by the coding sequence ATGCCCCTCTATCTACTTGGTACAGTAGGGATAATGAATCTCTTACGTGTTTTTAGTGATGATTTCCCCCTCAGTTTGTGCAGCAGCAATATAAGAGAAACGATGTTCAAGGTCACAGCACCCCTCTTTTTGGCACTGACAACAAGTAATGCAATCGCTTTGTCTCGTGGAACCTCGGTATCGGTGTCGTCCGAAGGCGGTAAATGCAACGAAATATGGTATTCCAATGGAAAGGAGATGTGCGGATCCCCCCTTGCACCTCAGAGCAGTACAGTCCAGCGGGCGCTTCCACCAGCACCTGCTCCAGCGAAGAAGCCAGAAAGCAGCCTGAGAAGCGGCGACGAGGTCGCTACCCAACATGAAGAGAGAGGAGGCCTAGACTTGCGTTCAATCGCTTCTCGTCAGCCATCATTTGACGCTTTGAGTGCCACTATAAATGGTGAAAGACAAGTTGGTAGAGCAAGTGGTACCGCAATTCGCGGAGGGAACGAAGGATCAGCTGAGCCGTCCTCAGATGAAGGGCAACAAAGGACTACTGAGTTATGGAGCGGACAAGCGGAAGGgcaagtaaaacaaatggCCGAGGGTGAACAAAGAAACCCCGGGAGCGGGGATGAAGGCCAGAACCAAGGAGGGGATGTAGCACCACTGCAAGTagcaaaggaaggagagagcAACATGAAGTGGCCGCCAGCACAGAGGGTGATTTTGGGCACtgtgaaagaaaatgcaCAAAAAGAGACACGAAAGGATCTGGATGACCTGGAGCAAGAAGCAAACAGTACACAAGTGGGGAGAACCACAGCGCACAAAAGGCACGTGATGTTAATCACCGCAACATTAAGCTTCATATGCGTTCAACGCTTGTTGGTCTAG
- a CDS encoding variant surface glycoprotein (VSG)-related, putative (VSG-related: pers. comm. Dave Barry (University of Glasgow, UK)), whose translation MWSESVRYTVALVFAVVDVSTAEESIVNMEEFKMLCGFVRLTERINELLGKMEGTSGPNMDPLKKKVNEILFGTGISDVSKLTWNLYRDLDCGRGNGLAAAPAGKSLVKDLVCLCDGNDQKSTIKIICYAGNVKQTGSARWRNGEGHEKLWKTMQSKCDTGLREGMPTVAEFQEKKKQLKERVRRYTDTSGREHHYIFGGGKDRGLHTCNGAATESDGICVMYPRGTDEDNASGIEWLSKLETLRSEVATVEERAYSNAHPQTKETSKKEKSDRSTPSKTEGPHTTARTDGSTQNERPNAQRNTTATTSDMTNNTKRPPEEQRSCTIVASRPVTLFLLSFI comes from the coding sequence ATGTGGTCGGAGTCGGTGAGATATACGGTAGCGTTAGTCTTTGCGGTGGTGGACGTATCCACTGCAGAAGAAAGCATAGTCAACATGGAGGAGTTTAAAATGTTGTGCGGATTTGTTAGGTTGACAGAGCGAATAAATGAGCTATTGGGAAAAATGGAAGGAACATCAGGGCCGAATATGGACCCTCTGAAAAAGAAGGTCAATGAAATTTTGTTTGGAACGGGAATAAGTGATGTAAGTAAATTGACATGGAATCTGTACAGAGATCTGGATTGTGGACGGGGTAATGGCCTTGCAGCCGCCCCGGCTGGAAAGTCACTTGTGAAAGATCTTGTTTGCCTATGTGATGGAAACGACCAAAAGTCAACGATTAAGATTATTTGCTACGCGGGAAACGTCAAGCAAACTGGCTCTGCAAGGTGGAGAAACGGAGAAGGCCATGAAAAATTGTGGAAAACTATGCAAAGTAAATGCGATACAGGGTTAAGGGAAGGCATGCCAACGGTGGCTGAATttcaagagaagaaaaagcaactcAAGGAGCGTGTAAGGAGGTATACGGACACAAGTGGACGGGAACACCACTATATCTTTGGGGGAGGTAAAGATAGAGGACTACATACTTGCAACGGGGCCGCGACAGAGAGTGACGGAATTTGTGTGATGTATCCAAGGGGAACTGATGAAGACAATGCAAGCGGTATTGAATGGCTCAGTAAGCTGGAAACCCTGAGGAGCGAAGTTGCGACAGTTGAAGAACGAGCATATAGCAATGCACATCCACAAACTAAAGAAActagcaaaaaggaaaaatcagATAGGTCGACACCGAGCAAAACTGAAGGTCCACACACAACTGCCAGAACAGACGGATcaacacaaaatgaaaggCCAAACGCGCAAAGAAATACCACAGCTACAACCAGCGACATGACCAACAATACTAAAAGACCACCCGAAGAGCAGAGGAGTTGCACCATAGTCGCTTCCAGGCCCGTAACGCTATTTTTGCTGTCATTTATATAA
- a CDS encoding hypothetical protein, conserved (similar to GB:CAD53280.1: ESAG9 (expression site-associated gene 9) protein, possible {Trypanosoma brucei}), whose protein sequence is MLKIAAVIFLTLRTCNPSVVFTRQPDVQVTYGDEGPREYFAPTAEQLARGKITPKHETQPMVGPLTHGSIPDERSEGGESENKSSEKVSPKASDLENEDGTVVEVLHQPEASGAPVVAGEESTYRSAQKSERTKKQHGEDDEGKGGKNREDILGIQAKNRNYSHDAHPAPRGAVSVVNQGSTQGVKTVSKRSVDEEGKEISQQQTSRQYESYVALPLRNGMSEHEVSRPSEVALDDVGEPSSLSESVPRGNGASRKRYAILLYAGLSVVFS, encoded by the coding sequence ATGCTTAAAATTGCAGCAGTCATTTTTTTGACGCTGAGGACGTGTAACCCCAGTGTTGTTTTCACACGACAACCGGACGTGCAGGTCACATATGGAGACGAAGGGCCGAGAGAGTACTTCGCTCCTACAGCAGAACAGTTGGCACGGGGAAAGATAACTCCAAAACACGAAACTCAGCCGATGGTGGGACCTTTGACCCATGGCAGTATACCCGATGAAAGGAGTGAAGGAGGTGAAAGTGAGAATAAAAGTAGTGAAAAAGTCAGCCCTAAGGCAAGCGATCTTGAGAACGAGGATGGTACAGTGGTTGAAGTATTACACCAACCAGAGGCGAGTGGGGCACCTGTTGTTGCAGGTGAGGAAAGCACATATAGATCAGCACAAAAGtcagaaagaacaaaaaaacaacatggcGAGGACGATGAGggcaaaggagggaagaacaGAGAGGATATTTTAGGAATACAAGCAAAAAATCGTAACTACAGCCATGATGCACATCCTGCACCACGAGGTGCAGTCTCGGTGGTTAACCAAGGAAGCACACAAGGGGTGAAAACCGTGAGCAAACGATCAGTCgatgaggaaggaaaggagattTCGCAGCAGCAAACGTCGAGGCAGTATGAAAGCTACGTAGCGTTGCCACTGCGAAACGGAATGTCCGAGCATGAAGTGAGTAGACCTTCAGAGGTGGCCTTGGACGATGTGGGTGAACCCTCGTCCTTAAGTGAAAGTGTACCGAGGGGAAACGGTGCGAGTCGCAAAAGGTATGCGATATTACTCTACGCAGGATTAAGTGTTGTGTTCTCCTGA